Within Fusarium fujikuroi IMI 58289 draft genome, chromosome FFUJ_chr08, the genomic segment ATAATATTTTAGATTTCGTGGTACATTTGTACCGTCATTGCGTGCATCTTTCTGATTTTGAGAATATGGGTTCGTGTGCGCAAGCTTGGACTGTTGGCGATCGACGATGGACTCATTATCCTGGCGGCGTGTTGTTTGATCGGTGATTTGATCATTCAACAGCATATGTGGAATTTAGGAATGGCGGACATGGCGAATGCTTCTCGCGATGACTTTATCCAGATCATGAAGGTGAGTTGATGTCTCTTGATCGCACGAGTAACATTTGCTAACAGCCAACAAGATGATTGTTCCTGGGTCGATTCTTTACGTCACCTCGTTATGGGCCATCAAGATTGCTCTGGTTCTCTTCTACAAACGACTTGCTGCGCCCGGCACAAAACTGCAGATTATTTACAACGTCACTCTTGGTCTCTTGGTGATTTTCTGGGctaccatcttcttccatatCATTTTCCAATGCTTCCCACATGACAAGAGATGGTCGCAAGATCCAAACTGTTTGTCATCTCTTTCTCAATTGACACTACATATGCTGACGATTTTACAGATCAGTGCGACCCGAaggaggcagagaagaacTATTGGTTAACCGTCATCCGTATGTTATCCCATCCTTGGAGTCTCTATGCGCATCGCTAATCATCAAACAGTCAACATCGGTACCGATGTCATCAGTATGTTGAAACGATACGAGCTCAAGTTCCCCGACTAACATATCGCAGCCATCAGTCTTCCCATAACCATGGTCATGAAGCTTCAGATGAAGACCAAGCAGAAGATCGGTGTCGCAGCCATCTTCGCCCTCGGTTTCTTAGTCGTCATCGCAAGCAGTGCGTCCTCCAACCTGGCTACCACAAGCTCTGCTAACATCTCCAGTCATTCGAGCCTACTACTCCAAGAAGAACGAAACCATGTTGACATGCACCGTCTCCATGATCGAAACAGCCGTCGCCATTATCGCAACATGTCTCCCACGTACGTCCCGTCTTCTCCAAAATCTCCATCCCACTAACAAACCGTCCAGCTCTGCGGACACTCTTCCTCGGCCAAATGTCTTCCGCCCGATCAGGCTCCAACTACGGACGCTACGAGCTCTCCTCCACCGGCCAGCCACGATCCCGACGAACGAACCAAAGCCGAATCGTCACAAACGTCATGGGCGGTACACAAAAGCTCGACAACGATTCACAGGACGAACTGTTCAAGGAGTCTGCGCATTCAGTGGCCGGACGAAGTACGGCCAGTGATAAAACTCCTGGTATCACTGTTAACACTACCATTCATATGCATCACAGTaacgaggaggaggcaaGACGATCGCAGGCTAGGCTTGATAGCTTCGCGTAGATTCTTTTATGTGTtggatatatataatttgTAATAATTTATGGAAGCGATGGGTTTACTTGCAAGTAAAAGAGGATGCGACGTCTGGGTTGCCGCCCTTGTAGGTCAGCCGCTTCGGATAAGCGCACAGCTCAACAGCCCGCCGCTTTTCCGTGCCAACAGTTTCCGCATGCAGAGTCTCGGGTGCTTTTGCATGTTCAACCCACTTGACAAGAGCGTCAAAGGCACTTCCAGGATACCATCCATCACCACCTTTACAGTGCCCGACACCGGGTGCTTCAAAGAATCTGTAGTAATCCGTTGCGCTGGAATCTTGTTCAAGAACGCGCTTATAGTAATCTACCGATCCTTTGTGTGGGATGAGTTGATCTGCTGTTCCGTGCCACGAGATCAACTTTCCTCCTGATTTCTTGAAGTCTGTCAGATCCGGGTCCGATGTGCCCATGACTGAGGCAAACCGGTTGACGGATTGCCGGAACAGCTTGCTGTACTCTTCGTGGGACAGTTTATCCAGGCTAGCCGACTGGTCTTGAAGGAGGAAAGTGGTGAGCCAGTCTTGAGCAATGGCGAAGGGACTTGAGGTGCAGTCCTTGAGAGATGTGCATGTTGTGTTGGCAAGACCACTCAAGTCCGCACCACGATCAAGACCATACCAGAGAAACTTGCCGTCTTCTGTCTCTGGTCCGCGCCATGTCAAGCGAGCGACCTCAGCACCCTTCTTGGAAATCTTGATTGTGCCGGAGGGGTTGGTACATCCTACAGATTTACCAACGACAGACTTGGGATCAAACTTGCAGAGATCTGGGTTCGAGATGACGCCATCTTTGACTCCATCAAGTTGGTCACACGCATCGATGGCAGCCTTGGTAATAGCGTTGAGCTCGCAGATAGGGGGGTAATAGTCTATACAAGATTAGCTTGGTTTTCTTATGTTTGAGCCAGTGTATTCTTACCGAGTTTGTGCATAACAACTTGCGGCCAGTACTCCGACGTTACGAACTTATCCCAGTTGAAAGCAGAAGCAGTAGCAAGAACGCCATTATACTGAGTCGGATATCTCTGCGCCATCATATGGCCTTGTCGTCCACCTGTAGAACATCCCTAGAAGTCATCAGTGAAGTTCATCTCCCAAGAGCATGAGGCACTTACGTTCCAGTACGAGTACCTTGGTTTCTTTCCATAATAAGCCGCTGTCACAGCTTTTCCCAACGTCGCTGCGTCGTCCAGAGAGACAGCTGCAAAGTTCTGCAAGGCAGGCCAGTTGAGGTTTCCAGTGCTATGCAATGCCCAGTCCAACTCCTGTCTATTAGCTAAGAGGTGGCCACCATCTGTAGTGGCAGCGGCATATCCGTTGGAGGCAGGTTGTGCAAGGTCGGGAATGTCCCCCGTTGACCAACCGCCGCCGCCTACACCAACAAATCGCCCGTTCCAGCCTGACACTGGCAGTGCTACGTATGTGTTGATGGTGTCATTCCAGCCCGGGTGCATGTACTGGACCGTGACTTGACACACGGGAAATGGATCAGTTGAGTTGTTGGGCCATTCGTTGGTGGGGAACGACGGCAGCTCGGCGTTGGTGAGATTGGTGCTGATGGACAGAATCTTGGCATTGGCGAGCTCTACGGAGCGGAATGTATGGTCTGTGCAAGTGGGCTTCCCAAGCGCGCTTTGAAAGCCCTGAAACATGAAAGCAAACGACATGGCGGAAAGGTTTGAGGAGAGCATAGTCACAAAATGCCTCTCAGGCTTAGCGTAGTGGGGGTAGGTCAGAGAACGAGATGTCAATTGGCAACCGCAAACAAACAGTCAACTATGTAAGAGAAATCATTGTATTTCCTCTGATATATAATACTCCATCAGTGGCATAAAGCCCGAAGTGATCATCGTTAGCAAAGCCATGCATTTACTCCTCTCCTCACTAGGAGACCGACTCATTGGACAAGCTATCTACTCCGAGGAATACACAAGACTAGCTAAGATCAGCATAGAAAATCCCCAGAATCGGCCGGACGGTAACTGCTCACGGGAACGAATATCCTGTCCCTTGATACGCAAAAGAGACCTATTTTCGACGTATCCCCGGATAATGTAGCATGGGCATATTCCCGGTAGGATCGCAAAGTTCCATCGGTCAAGGGCTTAACCTTGTTGCGGTAAAGTTACCCCATGTTCCCATTTCAATACCGCGGAGACTAGTCGATATTTGGACTACCCCACGATTCGGGGGTCTGAAGAAGACTCCGTCCAAGTAGCAAAACCGGGGTATTCTACCATCGAGAAGTGATAGTTGTTGCTTGTGAATGGGCGGAAAAGCGCTGTTGCTGACTCGATTTTCAATGACTCGTGAAACATTCAAGGTTTACATATACCGAGCCCACAAGCAGTCCTGGGATTTCGCGGAGGAGCCTGCCCAGTGCATCTGGAAGTAAAACCAAGTGAATGATTTTTCTGGAAGTTTGTTCTTTATAGATTTCATATAGCATGAAATTATGATACATCTTATTCCTTTGGCTTCTGGCCAGTGACTATTAAGCAATCGAACATCGGATGCACAGATTTAGCGCGCGATGCCTCTCTGACTCGCGCATTGAAGAGCTCAACCTCCTCGCGCGACCATCCCAGGACATCAGTAAACAGAACGGCCGTAAATGCAGCTACACCCTCTCTCATGTTGACTCCCATCAAAGTTCCAATTTCCTTGAGTCGTTCATCTTTAGGCCATGGTCCGATTGGAAGCTTGAATCGCTCCTCTTTGACACTAGCGAAGCCAGCTTCCTTAGCCCATTCTTGGAAAGACGGCGCAGGATCCATGGTTCTTCCAATCTTATCGCAGGCTAGTTTGAGACAGTCCATCATCTGGACCAACGCGTTGTCGGGCTTGAGCGAGTCATCCTCGGAATAGAGCGTATTGGCTGTTTCTTGAAGCTCGATCCAACCGCCCGGCTTCAAGTTAGCGTATGCTTGTCGCAGTAGTCTAGGCCAGTCCTTGATTGATCCGGCCATGTATCTGCAGTGGATGTAATCATATGGGATTGGCTCAACCCATTCCGCTTCAACGTCGTCGACGATGAACTTGACATTTGGAGGAACCCAGTCTGGTTGTATCGGGCTAAGGTCATTCCCAACCACTGTCGCAGAAGGATGCTCATCTCCAAACTGGATCGCCCAGATTCCTGTTCCTGTCCCTATATCAAGAACATTCAGTCCCTCCGGTTCTATGGGAGCCAGAAACAATCGATCCTTTACAGTTCGGCAAAAAACGTGGTGAATCATGTCAAGGCGATCCTGCTCCTGGTCGTCGTTGGGAAAACTGTACTGTCCTGCGCGATCACTATGGTATCGCCGACCATGTTTCCATTTGTACTTGAGCACGCTGCTAGCAATGGATGTAGTTGCTCCCACGGAGTCAGCGCTGAAGACAGACTCAGAATCGGTGGTGTTTTCGTCGACCTGGACTTCAGGCGTTGTTGGGTTATCTGACATCTTGGCTGCTGGCAACTAGGGAAACCAAGGTACGTGGATGCTTTTATCCGTATTATCGATGATAGAAATTGTATTGCGAGTCTGTAATATGATGGTCGCATAACGTAGAGGTGCCACGCAAGCGCAGCCGAGGCATGGAAAAAACAACTCATCCAGTAAGAGCATATGCAGTTCTGGAGATGAATGCAACCCCAGACATATTGTAATAACGAGGTTGCTGATCATCACGAGATCAAGACTTTGATATGTATGTCTGATGAAAGCCCCATCAAAAGGCCGTTTCTGGAAGGTGGATAAAATAACAACCCATGTCTACTGTGTCTTCTGATAGAGCCTTGTTGCAGGCTGGAGCCTCATCGATAAGATAAGACAACGTGGCCGAGTGGTTAAGGCGATGCCCTGCTATCTCTTCCGAGACATCATAGGCATTGTGTTCGCACGCGTAGGTTCGAATCCTGCCGTTGTCGATGTTCTTTTTGTATCTAAAAGACTCGTTTTCGTTTTGTTTTCGTTTTGTTGATCAGTTTGTGTCTGATTTTATGTGCTGAGCATTTTACCGCATTGGGCGGGGCACTGGTGATATTCCCGCCATGAAACACTTGGTTAGGTCTAAGCACGAGACAATGGCACGTGGCAGGTTCAATGCGTCTCTAATTTCTTATATACTGCTAGCATGGCATGAGAGACAATGGCAAAAACGATCAAAACCTACTGGACTGCTCGCGGTCCAGGTGAATGATGAGTTTTGTGATGGGCAATGGTCTCAACTTCCAGCTTTTCTGTCGCAGTATTTTCAGGTAGCTAAGTTCATGAGACTGCACTTTCTGAGGAATATTGCTTGCCTCAATATCGATAGCATAAATCCCAGATCGCCACACCATTCAACGTGCCCGCTACACTGGCTCCACTGGGTACTCATTCCTCACCCATCTTAATGTCCCTATGGCCGGAACCACCAGTACCTCCAGCTCTGTCAGCTTCCCTCCACCAAGGCTCGCCAGTTCCAAAGGTACTATGTCATCCATGACTTATAGAACATCAGAACCGGTTTTACTGTGAGTCAATCCTTCCAGCTGCGCAGCcaacttcttggcctgtTGGGCACATTTCTCTGTCTCTCGTTTCGCCAAACcaaccatctcatcaacattctTGAGGTCttgcttctttttattcAAGAGCTCAGTAGTCTTTTTGGAGTCATCTCTAAATATTTTCAAAGACTTGTCGCAGCGTTCGAGGGCCATGTTCCAGCCATCAACATTTTCAGAGGCTCGGCGCTGGATGATTCGGAGGATAGAGCCTCGGATAGTAGCGCTGTCCTGGATATCCTGTCGGATCCTGGTCAAATCATTCTGTGCGGTGTTGAGTTCTTGTTGAAGCAGTTGTCGCGAGGAGTTCAATGATTTCAGTCGTTTTTCATTCTCGTTCTGCTGGGCATTGATGCAGTCGGCCTCGTTTCGAATGGCGATAGTCTTGCTGTTCAACCGTGAGATGTGGGCGTTCTATAGCAAAACATCAGTCAATAATGTGCTTGATGGTAATGAAGACGCAGTTTTACCTCATCATCCGTGATGTCCTTTTTTCTTACATCTTGGTGGCCCGCCCCACGCGTAGCACTGGGCGTCGAAATAGCCTTAGATGATTTCTTTTGTCGCTTTGGCGCAGGGACGTTACCAGCTGTGACTTCACTCGcagcttttctctttttacgCCCACTTGCATCCCCTGTTGGCCGGCCCTCGGTTAGCCCATTACCGAGTGGTTCAGGTGAGGGAGATTTGGTCAGGTCAATGAAGGGCGGGGTTGCAATATCGCGATCATCGTTCTGGTAGACTCTGGGTCGAGGTGGCGGACTTGGTGAGGGCGCGACGACGATTTTATCGTGTACCAGAGTAGCATCACTACTCTTGGCTCTATCCCCGTCTCTGTTGCGCAGAAGGCTGGCGCTAAGCTTTTGGGAATTGTTTGCTCggctttcttgctcttcatAGAGTACAGACTTTCGGCTAGGTTCGTTTCGACTTTCTTTTTCGGTCGTTTTCCTTTGTTTCTTGTTGGAAAGAGTCTGTTTGGATAGggcctctttcttctctccaatcCACTAGATTGTCGATGTGATATCTCGGCCCTTGAGTTTGGAGTACGCGCCTCCCTTCTCGACAATAGATTCCAAATGTTTCATGACAAGCGTGAGCGAAATCTTAGGTGAGGACTGGGCAAGCTTGATAGCCTGGTGCAACTTTTGAAGCAAGTATACAGTCCAATGGGGAGACAGACGTTCCTCGTCGAAGAGTTCCCATGGCCACTTGCCACAGGCTTTGCGGATGCGTTGGAAGTAAGTCTGAACGGAAGCACCACCGATTTTGTTGAATGGAGCTGGAACTGCGGTCTCGCTCTCTGCGGCAACAGTTGAAGGCGACATGGTCATGACTGCATGAGTTATGAGGAGAAGCGGGAGAAAGTGAAAGATTTTCGAtgataaaaaggaaaaggcagATGGTTTTGAGTGAACGTGAAGTGATAAGACACGTGATTCTTCAGGATGTGAGTGGCCGCGCAAGTTAAACAAGAGAGGCTATGCTTTGCGATGTCGCAtttgtgttgttgtttcGAGGTAGCGCGGAGTTGAGGCACTGATTCGTTTCTTATAAGGTTGTGGGGCGATGTACAAAAGTGGCTGCGCGTTTATCTTATCGCACTTTATCTTAACGCATCTCTTTGTTGATAAGGTAGTTTTCTACCCTAAACTTTACAAGTTCTGCTTTCTAAAGCAAGCCTTTTACGAGGGATTTGAGATATTGATAACTCTTGGAATATGTTATAGTGATTCTGGTAAGTATGAGGATTTGTTCTTCTCTGACACCTATGTGAGCAACCTTGTAGTGCTCCCGTCGAGCCAAAAGATTGTATTCTTCATTGAGATATGAAACACAGTTAAGTCATAAGAGCAATATTGTAATATCGAGAGGGACACCAAATATGTTTTGCCTCCTTGCAGCCTTGAGCCAGTCTAGGGAACTACAGCCAATTGATAAAATAGTAGCCACCTTATGTGAATTCTTCGTCGATATGAGCAAAAATATGGTTCCGCCCGGGATCGAACCGGGGACCTTCTCGGTGTTAACGAGatgccataaccaactaGACCACGGAACCAAGCCTTATAATTGGGTGACAGACCTTCTGGCAACGGGATCCTTGATTCCGAGCAGAACGAGGAAGACTTGCAAGACTGGAGAAGATTTCAAACAGTGTTACTCAAACTCACATGTATAAATCCATTACACGGCTCATTGGCTTTCAGAAGGACATTTCAATACAAATTAGGTCATTAATGTCCAGCATGTATTCCTGCGGTTTTGTAATGTGATGTTCGCTGCTTGCACATATTGGGAGGATTAGCAGGTGAGCTGAGAATTGGCCAATGGCATGTTCTCGATTAGGTACATCAGCCCCACTATTCGCTCTCTTATCATCGCGTCAAAAAATGAGTCTCCCGTGACAATGACATGGAATCTTCGGACCGCACCCAGCCTGGACGTACCACAAAAGAATACCGAATAATATATGGTCAAAAAGATGAACCAGAGGGCAATGGGATTGCTCCCGCCAGGGCTTGAACCTGAGACCTTCGCATTACCGACACTCGGGTTAAAGTATTAGTACGACGCTCTAACCAACTGAGCTACGGAAGCCGTCTGATTCGATGACTCCGCTGTCGAGGCAACGGCCTCATGTTGGAAAGGGTCTCGAGATGGGGAACCAGGAGATGTGGTTGAGCGCATGGAGCACGGATCATCAGGCCATATCGACTTGGAGCAGATATTCATGGGGTACAGAGACATCAAGGTTACCGGCTGTTTGGCAGCTCCATATTACGAGACGCCATTGGCAATGACAGAATGAGAGAGTAGACAAGGGCTGCTGCGAGAGCCTATATATCCACAGCATAGAAGCTTGGTGAAACACTAGACCTGTATCTGATCTGCCGATCTGCCTCTAACGGCAACAAGTCCCGGACAAAGTCAACTTGATGGCCTCTTCACGCGATATGCAATAGCACGTACGCCAGATTCAATTTCCAATTCACCTTTTCACAGACTTGCGATAATCAAGACAGTCGTTACATTCTTATCAATCTCTTGTAGCAAAAACACTAGCATTATGACTTGTCACTACCTCACAGCTAGCCTCCATCCTTTACAGATCGACCCCTGGATTCTCATCCTCTTTCTTATCCAGTCCAATAATAGTGTAATTCTGACTCCAGTATTCGAGCCAAAGACCATCTTGCTTCTCATCCGTGAATACAGCCTGGAAAGAAAACACTTTCTTGGTAGCGACTTTGTCGGCAAATGGTTCAAGCATCGACTTGGAGTTGTGAAATCGGAACTTGTACTTGTGGTCAGACAGATAGATGTCATCGACAAAGTGACTGATATCAGAGCTGAGCTTATTCAGACGATCAGGTTCACAATACCAAGTGAAGTCGAACTTGCGTGAGAGGTTGTCGGGAATGTCGCCCTCCCATGTGATGGTAATCTCTTTGCTGACATCGATGGGCTCGGAGGGGTTGGGGCCAGTGAACTTGAAGGCATGAGCTGCGGGGAGAACAGCTAGAAGGGTGGTGAAGAAAGTCTTGGTTTGCATTGCGAAACTGTGTCTAGTGAATGGACTTGCGAGAAGTCAAGGTGAAAAGGCTGATATTGATGCTTTATGTCTCGCAAATGATGCTTAAATTGATGCCTGACGCCTCGTCACGGATTACGCAAGTGATGGGCGAGTATTTGTTAGCTTTTGCCCAGTGGCACGATATGAGTCTCGGCTATTGCCATTTGCAGATGGTGGCTGTAGGATTCGGATGCTGGTATCTAAATGTCAAAGCTCAATTCCATGTACTTTGCTGTTCATAGCGCTCCCCATTAAGAAAATGTCGAACAATGACATATCCTATGGCGTGTAGTAGACTTATACATGCTGGTATGCCCTGAGAACGAACGTCTTGGACCACTTGCCCTGTGTCGGTCCATTGATGATTGTACAGGTTTGTTGGCTCAATTCCCAATGCGATGCCACTAAGACTCAAGGCTGTGCATGGCTGTGCACAGATGCATAATATTATTGGCTACACTAACAGCTTGTTTTCCAGCTGCCCTCATTCGGAGCAGGGTTTCTTCCTTTTCAGTGGCATTTTCAACTATACATCTCCGAAGTCGAGACTTTGCTGTGGTCTTGGCGCGGCATGCCACGGATACCACCTTTGAGCTTAATCTTATTTGTCCTTGCGTAGAGCGGACCAATCACAACGTGTCAGCGTCGAATGCATTATGTGTTGGGTTTAAATTACCCCGACCGGGTGCATAACGGTGGGCGCGATGTTCGACCGGCTTTCTACAATAAATAGAACGCTGACTGCCGATAGAAAGACAGCAATTTTTACGactctttaattataaaaattgCGACGCACTCTTTGATACTTATCATCTCAAAATCTACACCTTAGACTTCGGTCAGAAACACCAACATGAACAAGGCCAAACAATCTGCCGATCCGGAAGAGACACCCGACATTGTGCCCAACTACCCTCTTACCGGTAAAGCAGCCGAGGAGGACTATCAGAAACAACTCGCCCTCCTCGAGCAGCAGAATAAAATAAGACTcgagcaagctcaaggagggaAATCCTCCAACTCGTCAACACAAAACACCGATCGTCGCACCTAGGCATGGGCTCCTTTGCCCGCAACGGATGATGCGGTATCACTGTGCTGGGAAGGAGAAGACCCAGGAACAGTCCCTAACTTGTACGGATTGAAGAGCATCAGGGATCGATCGTGGCGTATTCACCATTATGATCATTTGCATGCACCATACTAGCAATGGAATATTGTAATAAACGATAGTCTTGGGACAGGGACATGACAAGTTAAAATGCAAATTGATGTCTTTGATATTTTCTCCATCTGGTGACATAACTGTGATGTTTATGGTATAGTGATTGGCCagacaaagacaaaaaaTCTGCCTTGCCAATATTGGTGTATTGGTCGTGGTAATCATTGGCCAAGTGTCATGCAGCTGGCTGCACTTCGCGGCTTCACAGCCACAACACAACGCTGGGCTGAAAATATTGAGTCAACCATTTTGGAACGCCGCAACCAATTTTCAAGCCCCTCTCTGCTCAGTAGTCTCTCCTAGTAACCAATTCCAGGCGACCTGCTTTTCCAAATTGCAAAACTTTGTGCGATCATTCTATATACCTCCTGCATTACAACTTCTTAAGCCTATTGCAGCCCCTTCAAGCTGACTATCAGCGCCTGTTTACCCCGCTCGATATCACGCGACTAAAACACACTTGATCTCTTGGTAAATGAGAATTCGGGCTTTGGCGCTCGGAACCTACTAAAATGCGGCTCATAAACGTTGAGAACCTAAAGCTGGAAACCTTCATCGGCGGCCATATCCCACCGTATGCTATCCTGTCGCACCGATGGGGAAATGACAATGAGGAGGTATCCTTCAAGGATATGACGAGAGGCACTGCAAACAAGGTTGGAATGACAAAAGTGAAAGGCTGCTGTCGACAGGCCAAGAAAGACAACCTCAAATATGCTTGGAT encodes:
- a CDS encoding related to integral membrane protein PTH11; protein product: MAEGLGQVISWYICTVIACIFLILRIWVRVRKLGLLAIDDGLIILAACCLIGDLIIQQHMWNLGMADMANASRDDFIQIMKMIVPGSILYVTSLWAIKIALVLFYKRLAAPGTKLQIIYNVTLGLLVIFWATIFFHIIFQCFPHDKRWSQDPNYQCDPKEAEKNYWLTVILNIGTDVITISLPITMVMKLQMKTKQKIGVAAIFALGFLVVIASIIRAYYSKKNETMLTCTVSMIETAVAIIATCLPPLRTLFLGQMSSARSGSNYGRYELSSTGQPRSRRTNQSRIVTNVMGGTQKLDNDSQDELFKESAHSVAGRSTASDKTPGITVNTTIHMHHSNEEEARRSQARLDSFA
- a CDS encoding related to tannase precursor — protein: MSFAFMFQGFQSALGKPTCTDHTFRSVELANAKILSISTNLTNAELPSFPTNEWPNNSTDPFPVCQVTVQYMHPGWNDTINTYVALPVSGWNGRFVGVGGGGWSTGDIPDLAQPASNGYAAATTDGGHLLANRQELDWALHSTGNLNWPALQNFAAVSLDDAATLGKAVTAAYYGKKPRYSYWNGCSTGGRQGHMMAQRYPTQYNGVLATASAFNWDKFVTSEYWPQVVMHKLDYYPPICELNAITKAAIDACDQLDGVKDGVISNPDLCKFDPKSVVGKSVGCTNPSGTIKISKKGAEVARLTWRGPETEDGKFLWYGLDRGADLSGLANTTCTSLKDCTSSPFAIAQDWLTTFLLQDQSASLDKLSHEEYSKLFRQSVNRFASVMGTSDPDLTDFKKSGGKLISWHGTADQLIPHKGSVDYYKRVLEQDSSATDYYRFFEAPGVGHCKGGDGWYPGSAFDALVKWVEHAKAPETLHAETVGTEKRRAVELCAYPKRLTYKGGNPDVASSFTCK
- a CDS encoding related to methyltransferase; translated protein: MSDNPTTPEVQVDENTTDSESVFSADSVGATTSIASSVLKYKWKHGRRYHSDRAGQYSFPNDDQEQDRLDMIHHVFCRTVKDRLFLAPIEPEGLNVLDIGTGTGIWAIQFGDEHPSATVVGNDLSPIQPDWVPPNVKFIVDDVEAEWVEPIPYDYIHCRYMAGSIKDWPRLLRQAYANLKPGGWIELQETANTLYSEDDSLKPDNALVQMMDCLKLACDKIGRTMDPAPSFQEWAKEAGFASVKEERFKLPIGPWPKDERLKEIGTLMGVNMREGVAAFTAVLFTDVLGWSREEVELFNARVREASRAKSVHPMFDCLIVTGQKPKE